A region from the Methylocystis iwaonis genome encodes:
- the tyrS gene encoding tyrosine--tRNA ligase has protein sequence MADAFSPKSDFLRVLLERGFVHQCSDFEGLDEKAAAGGLAAYIGFDCTASSLHVGSLLPIMLLAWFQRTGGKPLPLMGGGTTRVGDPSGKDESRKLLTIEQIDANKASIRRVFERFLTFGDGPTDASMLDNADWLAGLNYIDFLRDVGRHFSVNRMLTMDSVKLRLEREHELSFIEFNYMCLQAYDFVEINRRYGALLQMGGSDQWGNIVTGLDLGRRMGTPQLYALTSPLLTTASGAKMGKTAAGAVWLNADMLSPYDYWQFWRNTEDADVARFLKLFTFLPMEEVARLAALGGAEINEAKKTLATEATALVHGGEAADQAAETARATFEEGALALSLPKVPVSAEEIAAGLGVLSAFVKAGLVASTGEARRQIKGGGLRLNDAVVTDERATLSQKDFEKDGVAKLSLGKKKHVLLTRD, from the coding sequence ATGGCCGACGCATTCTCCCCCAAATCCGACTTTCTGCGCGTTCTTCTGGAGCGCGGCTTCGTGCATCAGTGCTCCGACTTCGAGGGGCTGGACGAGAAGGCGGCTGCCGGCGGACTGGCGGCCTATATCGGTTTCGACTGCACGGCCTCTTCGCTTCATGTCGGCTCGCTTCTGCCGATCATGCTGCTCGCCTGGTTTCAGCGCACCGGCGGCAAGCCCTTGCCGCTCATGGGCGGCGGCACCACGCGCGTCGGCGATCCTTCGGGCAAGGATGAAAGCCGCAAGCTTTTGACGATCGAGCAGATCGACGCCAACAAGGCGTCGATCAGGCGCGTTTTCGAGCGCTTCCTGACCTTCGGCGACGGGCCGACCGACGCCTCGATGCTCGATAACGCCGACTGGCTCGCCGGGCTCAATTACATCGACTTCCTGCGCGACGTCGGCCGGCATTTCTCCGTCAATCGCATGCTCACGATGGATTCGGTGAAGCTGCGGCTGGAGCGCGAGCACGAGCTCTCCTTCATCGAATTCAACTACATGTGCTTGCAGGCCTATGATTTCGTCGAGATCAACCGCCGCTATGGCGCGCTGCTGCAGATGGGCGGCTCCGACCAATGGGGCAATATCGTCACCGGCCTCGATCTCGGGCGCCGCATGGGAACGCCGCAGCTTTACGCGCTGACCTCGCCGCTGCTGACGACGGCTTCCGGCGCCAAAATGGGCAAGACGGCGGCGGGCGCCGTGTGGCTCAATGCCGACATGCTGTCGCCCTACGATTACTGGCAGTTTTGGCGCAACACCGAGGACGCCGACGTCGCGCGCTTCCTGAAGCTCTTCACTTTCCTGCCCATGGAGGAAGTCGCCCGGCTGGCGGCGCTCGGCGGGGCTGAGATCAACGAGGCCAAGAAAACCCTCGCCACAGAGGCGACCGCGCTGGTTCACGGCGGCGAGGCCGCCGACCAAGCGGCGGAAACGGCGCGCGCGACCTTTGAAGAGGGCGCGCTGGCTTTGTCGCTCCCGAAGGTTCCCGTCTCGGCTGAGGAGATCGCCGCCGGGCTCGGCGTGCTCTCCGCCTTCGTAAAGGCCGGCCTCGTCGCTTCGACCGGCGAAGCGCGGCGGCAGATCAAGGGCGGCGGCCTGCGTTTGAATGACGCCGTCGTGACCGACGAACGCGCGACGCTCTCGCAGAAGGACTTCGAGAAGGACGGCGTAGCGAAACTTTCGCTCGGCAAGAAGAAGCACGTGCTGCTGACCCGCGACTAA
- a CDS encoding acyltransferase family protein, with amino-acid sequence MIGHETPLFNRFSGMMITPQSATNYIWWFVSHFQFAHFAVIGFFVISGFLVGGNALTAILQEKSFLKSYLINRVTRIYVVLIPALLVTFTFDTLGRALFRKSFYENKLFDGHFGLNLIPPNLLNLQEIYSPFYGTSAPLWSLACEFWSYIVFPLLLLPLHRGLSWRAKAAAFTAGVALFAALCAPQTLFAFYFLIWVMGAVARVATRPLIGNYKLALAILIVSVVVTRLTVRGPALEAVPQLQQFVDVLNAFLFANVIVALRFDRSPFQEGRAAEINRKLADFSYSLYAVHNPVVFLGAGAIRGFAGEEWMPHDCPGSLQILSFACLTGLAVAFAYGFSRLTEARTEDARRALRALVDRVTATHGQRMADKMAVRETVS; translated from the coding sequence TTGATCGGGCACGAAACGCCGCTCTTCAATCGTTTTAGCGGTATGATGATTACGCCTCAGAGCGCGACCAATTACATTTGGTGGTTTGTCAGCCACTTTCAGTTCGCGCATTTTGCGGTCATCGGCTTTTTTGTCATTTCGGGTTTTCTCGTTGGCGGCAACGCTTTGACCGCGATCTTGCAAGAGAAATCCTTTTTGAAAAGCTATCTCATCAATCGTGTGACGCGCATTTACGTCGTCTTGATCCCGGCTTTATTGGTAACCTTCACTTTCGACACGCTCGGCCGCGCGCTGTTCCGCAAGTCTTTCTACGAGAACAAGCTCTTCGATGGGCATTTCGGCCTGAACCTGATTCCTCCTAATCTCTTGAACTTGCAGGAGATCTATTCGCCCTTTTATGGCACGAGCGCCCCTTTGTGGTCGCTGGCCTGCGAATTTTGGAGCTATATTGTTTTCCCGCTGCTGCTTTTGCCCCTGCATCGCGGGCTGAGCTGGCGGGCGAAAGCCGCGGCTTTCACGGCGGGGGTCGCCCTATTTGCGGCGCTTTGCGCGCCCCAGACGCTGTTCGCTTTCTATTTCCTGATCTGGGTCATGGGCGCCGTCGCCCGCGTCGCGACACGTCCGCTCATTGGGAACTACAAGCTGGCGCTGGCGATTCTCATCGTATCGGTCGTGGTTACGCGTCTGACGGTGAGGGGCCCGGCGTTGGAGGCGGTCCCTCAGCTTCAACAATTCGTCGATGTGCTCAACGCCTTCCTCTTCGCCAATGTGATCGTCGCCCTGCGTTTCGACCGATCTCCATTCCAGGAGGGCCGCGCGGCGGAGATCAATCGCAAGCTCGCGGATTTTTCCTATTCCCTCTATGCGGTTCACAATCCCGTCGTCTTCCTGGGCGCTGGCGCAATCCGTGGTTTCGCTGGCGAGGAATGGATGCCCCACGACTGCCCGGGGTCGCTGCAAATCCTTTCCTTTGCCTGCCTGACTGGGCTCGCCGTGGCCTTTGCATATGGCTTCTCGCGATTGACGGAGGCGCGGACGGAGGATGCGCGTCGCGCCTTGCGCGCGCTGGTCGACAGGGTGACGGCGACGCACGGGCAAAGGATGGCGGACAAGATGGCGGTTCGGGAGACCGTGTCCTAG
- a CDS encoding EcsC family protein, whose protein sequence is MSAQPPVLYESQLSSADIEALRAAVAALERQSFAGRVARLAGRRMGLVSRPLPPQLQEMAGLAAQKALTTALRVALSSLEGAPPGDTTRFHRRLAALTGGVGGAVGLASLPVELPLSTTIMLRSIADIARSHGENLRNPETGLACLEVFALGGHAGDNMLEGGYLAVRGLLAKSVSDAARYVATRGVSQEAGPALVRLVGQLSARFGVVVSQKVAAQAVPIIGAVSGAAINLAFTEHFQTLARGHFAVRRLERIYNPALVRAQYARIAREEGYWDAPLNA, encoded by the coding sequence ATGAGCGCGCAACCCCCTGTTTTGTATGAATCACAGCTTTCGAGCGCCGACATCGAGGCGTTGCGCGCGGCCGTCGCCGCACTGGAGCGCCAGAGCTTTGCCGGACGCGTCGCGCGCCTTGCCGGCCGGCGCATGGGGCTCGTCAGCCGTCCCCTGCCCCCGCAGCTTCAGGAAATGGCTGGATTGGCCGCGCAGAAGGCGCTGACGACCGCCTTGCGAGTGGCGCTGTCGAGCCTCGAAGGCGCGCCGCCAGGCGACACCACGCGGTTTCACCGCCGCCTCGCTGCGCTCACAGGCGGCGTCGGCGGCGCGGTCGGCCTGGCGAGCCTCCCTGTGGAGCTGCCTCTCTCGACCACCATCATGCTGCGCTCGATCGCCGACATCGCGCGTAGTCACGGCGAAAATCTGCGCAACCCTGAGACGGGGCTCGCCTGTCTCGAGGTCTTCGCGCTGGGCGGCCATGCCGGCGACAATATGCTCGAAGGCGGTTATCTCGCCGTCCGCGGCCTGCTCGCCAAGTCCGTCAGCGACGCGGCGCGATATGTGGCGACGCGCGGGGTCTCGCAGGAGGCCGGGCCGGCGCTGGTGCGGCTGGTCGGACAGCTCTCGGCGCGCTTCGGCGTCGTCGTCTCGCAGAAAGTCGCCGCCCAGGCGGTGCCGATCATCGGCGCGGTCAGCGGCGCAGCGATCAATCTGGCCTTCACCGAGCATTTCCAGACGCTGGCGCGCGGCCATTTTGCGGTGCGCCGCCTGGAGCGCATCTATAATCCGGCGCTGGTGCGCGCCCAATATGCCCGCATCGCCCGCGAAGAAGGCTATTGGGACGCGCCGCTCAACGCCTAG
- a CDS encoding DUF992 domain-containing protein, with translation MSVRFKLSHALGGAAILALLAPAAALADGRVGTLQCRLLGNDLSVIVENQQIDCAYSDDEEGALPVHYVGTLTKVGPNITINGQGELAWGVIAATGKVGPGALAGNYVGPGVSAKIGVGGGGAVLVGGSDNTFSLQPFQIEAGAGLGWNAGVESLTLAYVAAPAPVFHRHHHGHHHHHHHHHHHHH, from the coding sequence ATGTCTGTCCGTTTCAAACTGAGCCACGCGCTCGGCGGCGCCGCGATTTTGGCGCTTCTGGCTCCGGCAGCGGCTCTCGCCGACGGCCGCGTTGGCACGCTTCAGTGCAGGCTGCTCGGCAACGATCTGAGCGTCATCGTCGAGAACCAGCAGATCGACTGCGCCTATAGCGACGACGAGGAAGGCGCCCTCCCGGTCCATTACGTCGGCACGCTGACCAAGGTCGGCCCGAACATCACCATCAACGGCCAGGGCGAGCTCGCCTGGGGCGTGATCGCGGCCACCGGCAAGGTCGGCCCCGGCGCGCTGGCCGGCAACTATGTCGGCCCGGGCGTTTCGGCCAAGATCGGCGTCGGCGGCGGCGGCGCGGTCCTCGTCGGCGGCTCGGACAACACCTTCTCGCTGCAGCCCTTCCAGATCGAAGCGGGCGCGGGTCTTGGCTGGAACGCGGGCGTCGAGAGCCTCACGCTCGCCTATGTCGCGGCGCCGGCGCCCGTGTTCCATAGGCACCACCACGGTCATCACCATCACCACCACCATCATCATCACCACCATCATTGA
- a CDS encoding SDR family NAD(P)-dependent oxidoreductase, producing MEASPIIALVTGASRGVGRAISLELARQGAHIVALARTQGALEELDDEIRALGGQATLVPCDVTDFDALDRLGAALFERWGKLDVFVGNAGVLGPLSPLAHVDVKDWNRVVAVNVTANWRLIRSLDPLLRASGAGRVLFVTSGAAHKAKPFWGPYAISKAALDAMARTYAAEVKDDGVTVMIANPGPLRTRMRAQAMPGEDPMTLPAPEDFAKKCLPLLAPEWRETGRLYDFPTDRLMDFRPPA from the coding sequence TTGGAAGCCTCCCCCATCATCGCTCTCGTCACCGGCGCCTCCCGCGGCGTCGGCCGCGCCATCTCTCTCGAACTCGCGCGCCAGGGCGCGCATATTGTGGCGCTTGCCCGCACGCAGGGCGCGCTGGAGGAGCTCGACGACGAAATTCGCGCGCTCGGCGGGCAAGCAACGCTTGTTCCCTGCGACGTCACCGATTTCGACGCGCTCGACCGTCTCGGCGCGGCGCTCTTCGAGCGCTGGGGCAAGCTCGACGTCTTCGTCGGCAACGCCGGCGTGCTCGGCCCCCTGTCGCCGCTCGCCCATGTGGACGTCAAGGATTGGAACCGCGTCGTGGCGGTGAATGTCACGGCCAATTGGCGGCTCATCCGTTCGCTTGATCCGCTGCTGCGGGCGTCTGGCGCCGGGCGGGTTCTTTTCGTCACCTCGGGCGCGGCGCACAAGGCGAAGCCCTTCTGGGGCCCCTACGCCATCTCCAAAGCCGCGCTCGACGCCATGGCGCGCACTTATGCGGCGGAGGTCAAGGATGACGGCGTCACGGTGATGATCGCCAATCCGGGCCCGTTACGCACCCGCATGCGCGCCCAGGCCATGCCGGGCGAAGACCCCATGACGCTGCCGGCGCCTGAGGATTTTGCGAAAAAATGCCTCCCGCTGTTGGCGCCCGAGTGGCGCGAGACCGGGAGGCTCTATGACTTTCCCACCGACCGGCTGATGGACTTCCGCCCGCCGGCGTGA
- a CDS encoding Uma2 family endonuclease, whose product MAAPAKKPMTAAEFLQWAQETERKRCELVRGEIIAMAPERAEHSRIKARIWRALADAVERTGANCEAFIDSLGVAVDDYTVYEPDALVNCGDAVAPDSLLATSPIVVVEVISPSSRSLDTNAKLSDYFRVPTIAHYLVVDSKRRLVLHYSRDGDRIAVAFVKEGAIALIPPGLSIEIADMFP is encoded by the coding sequence ATGGCCGCACCCGCAAAAAAGCCGATGACGGCGGCCGAATTTCTCCAATGGGCGCAGGAGACGGAGCGCAAGCGCTGCGAGCTGGTCCGCGGCGAGATCATCGCTATGGCGCCGGAGCGCGCGGAGCACAGCCGGATCAAGGCGCGGATCTGGCGCGCGCTCGCCGACGCCGTCGAACGCACAGGCGCAAACTGCGAGGCTTTTATCGATAGCCTCGGCGTGGCGGTCGACGATTACACTGTCTATGAGCCCGACGCCCTGGTGAACTGCGGCGACGCCGTCGCGCCCGATTCACTTCTCGCAACTTCGCCGATTGTCGTTGTCGAGGTGATCTCGCCTTCCTCGCGAAGTCTCGACACCAACGCAAAGCTTTCGGACTATTTTCGCGTGCCGACCATTGCGCATTATTTGGTGGTCGACTCCAAACGGCGTCTCGTCCTGCATTATTCCCGCGACGGCGATCGGATCGCCGTCGCCTTCGTCAAGGAAGGCGCGATCGCGCTGATCCCACCCGGTCTCTCCATCGAGATCGCCGACATGTTCCCCTAA
- the purF gene encoding amidophosphoribosyltransferase, producing the protein MTDSQSIAGPIETTDDLDGDRLREYCGVFGVFDFEDAAAITALGLHALQHRGQEAAGIVTYDAGGRFHAERRLGLVGDHFSKESTIKRLPGSAAIGHVRYATTGETILRNVQPLFAELNTGGFAVAHNGNLTNAQALRRDLIKEGSIFQSTSDTEVILHLVARSRKPQLIDRFIEALRAIEGAYSLVALTNKKLIGARDPLGIRPLVIGELDGKYILASETCALDIIGARFVRDVKNGEIVIISESGIESIEPFPARAARPCIFEFIYFARPDSLVQGRPVYEVRKAMGRELAREQNIAADVVVPVPDSGVPAAIGYSRESGIPFELGIIRNHYVGRTFIQPTQSVREVGVRMKHSANRCVVEGKRVILIDDSIVRGTTSVKIVQMMRDAGATEVHFLISSPPITHPDYYGIDTPQKEKLLAATHSLEEMRAYIGCDSLSFLSVDGIYRAMGFDGRDKTHPQFTDHCFTGDYPTSLTDLVEENRAQLSLLAEAS; encoded by the coding sequence ATGACAGACAGCCAATCCATTGCCGGCCCGATCGAAACCACCGACGATCTCGACGGCGATCGTCTGCGCGAATATTGCGGCGTTTTCGGCGTCTTCGATTTCGAGGACGCCGCCGCCATCACCGCTCTCGGCCTTCACGCGCTCCAGCATCGCGGCCAGGAAGCCGCCGGCATTGTCACCTATGACGCGGGCGGCCGTTTCCACGCCGAGCGGCGCCTCGGGCTTGTCGGCGATCACTTCTCCAAGGAAAGCACGATCAAGCGCCTCCCCGGCTCCGCCGCGATCGGTCATGTCCGTTATGCGACGACCGGCGAAACCATTTTACGCAATGTTCAGCCGCTTTTCGCCGAGCTCAACACCGGCGGCTTCGCCGTGGCGCATAACGGCAATCTCACCAATGCGCAGGCGCTGCGCCGCGACCTCATCAAGGAAGGCTCGATCTTTCAGTCGACCTCCGACACGGAAGTCATCCTTCACCTTGTAGCGCGAAGCCGCAAGCCGCAGCTTATCGACCGCTTCATCGAGGCCCTGCGCGCCATCGAAGGCGCCTATTCGCTCGTCGCCCTGACAAACAAGAAGCTTATCGGCGCGCGCGATCCGCTCGGCATCCGCCCGCTGGTGATCGGCGAGCTGGACGGCAAATATATCCTGGCCTCGGAAACCTGCGCGCTTGACATTATCGGCGCGCGCTTCGTGCGCGACGTCAAGAACGGCGAGATCGTCATCATCTCGGAGTCGGGGATCGAGAGCATCGAACCCTTCCCCGCCCGGGCGGCGCGGCCCTGTATCTTCGAATTCATTTACTTCGCTCGGCCGGACTCTCTGGTTCAGGGTCGCCCCGTCTATGAGGTCCGCAAGGCCATGGGCCGCGAATTGGCGCGCGAGCAGAACATCGCGGCCGATGTCGTGGTGCCGGTGCCGGACTCGGGCGTTCCGGCGGCGATCGGTTATTCGCGCGAGTCGGGCATTCCTTTCGAGCTGGGCATCATCCGCAACCATTACGTCGGCCGCACCTTCATTCAGCCGACGCAATCGGTGCGCGAGGTCGGCGTGCGCATGAAGCACAGCGCCAATCGCTGCGTGGTCGAGGGCAAGCGCGTCATCCTCATCGACGACTCGATCGTGCGCGGCACGACCTCGGTGAAGATCGTGCAGATGATGCGCGACGCGGGCGCCACCGAGGTGCATTTCCTCATCTCCTCGCCGCCCATCACCCATCCGGACTATTACGGCATCGACACGCCGCAGAAGGAAAAGCTCCTCGCCGCGACGCATTCGCTGGAGGAGATGCGCGCCTATATCGGCTGCGATTCGCTGTCTTTCCTTTCGGTCGACGGCATCTACCGCGCGATGGGCTTCGACGGCCGCGACAAGACGCATCCCCAATTTACCGACCATTGCTTCACGGGCGACTATCCGACGTCGCTGACGGACCTCGTGGAGGAGAACCGCGCGCAGCTCTCGCTGCTGGCGGAGGCGAGCTGA
- a CDS encoding CvpA family protein, with product MPSYLDLAVIIIVLVSGMLALLRGFTREVLAILSWVAAAFAAYYLHPMALPYIKPYLAKDELALAASVAAVFFVALVLVSIFTVKLSDVILDSKIGALDRSLGFVFGAVRGMLLAVVAFLFYGWLVPDPNQPEWVRSARAKPLLQAGGEKLREWLPDDMDSIVAKIKAKKGGAPVEETPPAESELEKALPPSEKQ from the coding sequence ATGCCGTCGTACCTTGATCTGGCAGTTATTATTATCGTTCTGGTCTCCGGCATGCTCGCCTTGCTGCGCGGATTCACCCGCGAAGTGCTGGCGATCCTCTCATGGGTGGCGGCGGCCTTCGCGGCTTACTATCTGCACCCCATGGCGCTGCCCTATATAAAACCTTACCTCGCTAAGGACGAGCTCGCGCTCGCCGCGTCGGTCGCGGCCGTTTTCTTCGTGGCGCTGGTGCTGGTGTCGATTTTCACCGTGAAGCTTTCCGACGTGATTCTGGACTCCAAGATCGGCGCGCTCGACCGTTCGCTGGGCTTCGTCTTCGGAGCCGTCCGGGGCATGCTTCTCGCGGTGGTGGCCTTTCTGTTCTACGGCTGGCTGGTGCCCGACCCCAATCAGCCGGAATGGGTCCGCAGCGCCCGCGCCAAGCCGCTGCTCCAGGCGGGCGGCGAGAAGCTGCGCGAATGGCTTCCCGACGACATGGACAGCATCGTCGCCAAGATCAAAGCCAAGAAGGGCGGCGCGCCTGTCGAAGAGACCCCGCCCGCCGAATCCGAGCTCGAGAAGGCGCTGCCGCCGAGCGAGAAGCAGTAA
- the radA gene encoding DNA repair protein RadA has protein sequence MAKSRSFFVCQNCGAVAARWQGRCESCGEWNSIAEESDPGPTALRVTRGRAIELEGLAGSDRPAERIVTGIDEFDRVTGGGFVPGSVLLLGGEPGIGKSTVLIQACAALARRGERVIYISGEEAVAQVRLRAARLSLADAPVELASATQVEDILATCATGKRAALIVIDSIQTMHTEVAPSAPGTVTQVRASAQALLRHAKTSGSTIILVGHVTKDGQVAGPRVVEHMVDAVLSFEGDAAHHFRMLRASKNRFGATGEIGVFEMTGLGLAEVANPSAIFLAGRDASAPGAAVFAGMEGQRPMLIEIQALVAPTSLGTPRRAVVGFDQNRLSMILAVLEAHGGLKLGMHDVYLNVAGGLRADEPAGDLAAAAALVSSLTGAVLPADQAFFGEIGLSGAIRPVIHAGMRLREAAKLGFHQAVLAQSQQINDDERRAGLILRPCADVAQLVAAIAQTAPRAR, from the coding sequence ATGGCCAAGTCCCGTTCTTTCTTCGTCTGCCAAAACTGCGGCGCCGTCGCCGCGCGCTGGCAGGGACGCTGCGAATCTTGCGGCGAATGGAACTCGATCGCCGAGGAAAGCGATCCGGGTCCGACGGCGCTGCGCGTAACGCGCGGGCGCGCGATCGAGCTCGAAGGGCTCGCCGGGTCGGATCGGCCGGCCGAGCGCATCGTCACCGGGATCGATGAATTCGACCGGGTGACGGGCGGCGGATTCGTGCCGGGCTCGGTCCTGCTGCTCGGGGGCGAGCCCGGCATCGGTAAATCGACCGTGCTCATCCAGGCCTGCGCGGCGCTCGCGCGGCGCGGGGAGCGGGTCATTTACATTTCCGGCGAAGAGGCCGTGGCGCAAGTGCGGCTGCGCGCGGCCCGCCTCAGCCTTGCCGACGCGCCGGTCGAACTCGCCTCGGCCACGCAGGTCGAGGATATTCTCGCCACCTGCGCGACGGGCAAACGCGCCGCGCTGATCGTCATCGATTCCATTCAGACCATGCACACGGAAGTCGCGCCCTCGGCTCCCGGCACGGTCACACAAGTGCGGGCGAGCGCGCAGGCGCTGCTCCGCCACGCCAAGACCAGCGGCTCGACGATCATCCTTGTCGGCCACGTCACCAAGGACGGTCAGGTCGCCGGACCGCGCGTCGTCGAACATATGGTCGACGCAGTGCTGTCGTTCGAGGGCGATGCGGCGCATCACTTTCGCATGTTGCGGGCCTCGAAAAACCGTTTCGGCGCCACCGGCGAAATCGGCGTCTTCGAAATGACCGGGCTCGGGCTCGCCGAGGTGGCCAACCCCTCGGCGATCTTTCTTGCGGGGCGCGACGCCTCCGCGCCGGGCGCGGCGGTCTTCGCCGGCATGGAAGGCCAGCGCCCCATGCTGATCGAAATCCAGGCGCTCGTGGCGCCGACCTCGCTGGGCACGCCGCGGCGCGCCGTCGTGGGTTTCGACCAGAATCGCCTGTCGATGATTCTCGCCGTGCTGGAGGCGCATGGCGGTTTGAAGCTCGGGATGCACGACGTTTATCTCAATGTCGCGGGCGGCCTGCGCGCCGACGAGCCGGCGGGCGATCTCGCCGCCGCGGCGGCGCTCGTTTCCTCGCTGACGGGCGCCGTTCTCCCGGCCGATCAGGCGTTTTTTGGAGAAATCGGCCTTTCCGGCGCCATCAGGCCCGTCATCCACGCCGGGATGCGGCTACGCGAGGCCGCCAAGCTCGGCTTTCACCAGGCGGTGCTGGCGCAAAGCCAGCAGATCAATGACGACGAGCGGCGCGCCGGGCTGATCTTGCGGCCCTGCGCCGACGTCGCCCAGCTCGTTGCGGCGATTGCTCAAACTGCGCCCCGGGCACGTTAA